The following nucleotide sequence is from Endozoicomonas sp. GU-1.
CTCGCACCTTTGCACTCAGACTGCCTCCGCACAGCCCCTCGCGGGACTGCACTTGCCTTAAGCTAGTGGTTGTCATCAGCAGGCGTCTTTACCGCCAGTCAGATGTAGGTTCTCCCACAGGGGACTTTCACCCCATCAGTTCATGCCCATGCCGGGCGTACCAAGAAATTCCAGGGGACGCCTACGGTGCCCCTGAATTTGGCGTTAGATTCACTCAGCGAGTTCATACGTGGCTTCAAAAATGTCAGGCTTGCAAGGGTAAAGTTCACCCTTCACACCTTTGATGATGTAATCCCCTTCATAAGCAGTCATTGTGCCCTCCAGTGTTTTAATAACACACTCGCTGTCCAGATACCCACTAGGGGAGGCCCAATGAACACGAACGGTTTGGTTTTGTTCCGCTTCTGAAAACCGATCTGGCGTGTGCTGTTCTGCCGTACCTTCAAATTTGAAAGCCTCAACGACAATAGGTTTCTTTTTGTATTTTGGCATTCTGCTTCTCCAGCTCCATGTAATCGTGAATCTAACAACAGCTTTCAACGGACTACGCCGTTGAAGCGGGGGTTAGCCGTTTAATCAGAGGTCATACAAAAAAATGATAAGATCAAAGTATCTCCAAGGAAAAGAAATTCCAGTTTTTGATGTGAGAGTATCGTTAGCTATTGATAATTATCAAATTGATGGTGGCGGAAAGACAATGGTTATTGGAGTACAAAACCTACAAGGAGAAATTTATAGAGTTATTCGCGCAACTGGTTTGGGAGCATATATTAGTATCACTTCAGATCTTGCAGAAATAGGTCTTGAAGATGAGTTAAAAGATAGTCAGTTCGGTAAAAACGGATACGATAGTTTATTTGTTATCCCTGAAGAACTAAAAAATGAAATAGCAAACTCAACTCATATCGAGCCACCATCACTGCTTGACGATCTTCAAAGTGCAGAGTTAATACAAAGCACAGAAAGGAACGATATAGTAAATAGTAGAATTGGTCAGGGGGTTTTTAGAAAATCCTTGATTGAATATTGGAAAGGTTGTGCTGTAACAGATTGTTGTTTTGCTCCTATGCTAATAGCATCGCATATAAAGCCATGGAGAGATTCAAACGACCAGGAAAGATTAGACCTGTATAATGGTTTTCTATTAGCGCCCAATTTAGATATGGCATTTGATTCTGGTTACATTTCCTTTGATTCAAAAGGTAAAATAATTATATCAAGTGCTTTCAAGGCTGTTGATTCATATTCGCTGCGTATTACTCCAAAGCTGAAAATCAAACAAAAACTACTTACAGATAAACACCGTGAGTATCTCTCATTTCATCGAGAGAATGTGCTAATCAACGGCTAAATCGGGTAAGGGCTGGTCTTTCTCCAACCCTCCCCACAGCACCCGGCATGCGGGTCCGCACCGGGCGGTTCAACGATGATGGTGAAACCTGATCCATAAGTCTTTCAATGAAACAAGCCCAATTTTCGCGAGGTAATTGTTATTCAGTGCCTGTTGTACCGCATAAGTTTTACTCAGACGGTAATACCCTTTGCTGCTGGCTGCGATCTTGGCGGCGTTCACTTTATCAACGCCTAACCTGACCAGATTCTTAAAACGAGTTTTCGGCTTGCGCCATTGCTTCAGAAAACAGCAACGGATTCGCCGATGTATCCATTGATCCAGCAGGGGAATTGGTCGGTAATATTCCGATAACCGGAAATAACCCATCTAACCCCGGATATATTGCGCCAGTTTGTGTAACCGATGTAGCATTGAGACACCCCAGCGACGACCAAATAAAAAGGACACCTATAAATAAAAAGGACACCCACTTTTTAAAAAGTGAAGAGAGTACGTCATTTATTCATTTTTTTTAAATGATAGTATTGATCGTTTTAAGAAATTATCATTAATACCAAGCAGGAAGCGTATAAAAAGCACTCAGTAACAGCCAGATAGAAGACACTATCAAGACAATATAAGAAAGCAATATAAGAAAGAGCATTCAGAAAATTCTGGCCACATTAAAGTCAATGAAAATACGTTGATCAGGCAGGATAGAGAGCACTACTCACAGACATCCCATGAACCCAGCATTTTCCGGTGCTTTCTGCATAAGCCTTTAGTGAAGCCAGCTTGCCGACTGCGCGGTGAAAACGATTATGCCAGCGCATAGTCAGCAGCCATTCATTTGGGGCAATACCCAGGCGCTCCAGGATAGGCGATACATCGTCAGTTATACGACCACGTTTGCCTTTGCGGATAATTCGGCCAGACCAGTCAACCAGTTCAAAGTAGCTACTGAGTGGGTATGGAATCGCCTGTTCCGGGTTTTGACCCTGAGCTTTTAACGGTTTCAAGTGTGCCTTTTGTTTTTTTCCGTTTGCGCTGTCGTATGACTCAATGCGCTCTTTAATAGAAGTATGTTCTGAGGTTTCCAGCGTTGCGGCAATTTTTGCCCGGATGGGGTTTAAGTCGACATAGGCCATGCAAGTCAGCAATGCTGCCTCATCTAACAGAGCCTGACTTTTGTAACGACCTTCCCAAAAGCGCCCTTTGCACTCATCCTCTTTATTGGCCAGCCGGGCTAAATATTCGTTGAGACAGCGCATGAACCAGCTGATATCCATTAAGCGACCTCGGTACTCCTGGGCATATTCTTCGACACGTAGCAGCTCTGCTTTGCCCAGCTGATCGCCGACAAGAAAACGCTGAACCAGGTGCGGGCCTGAAAAAAGCTGCGTCCAGCGTTGTAAGACTGCTTTGGTGTCCCATTTTTTGGCTTGCTGACTATTGATCCGTGTAAACGACTGTTATGTTTACCCATGCAGCCCGCAGCGCACAACTTGTTTTTTGATACTGTTCTTTATCTTGTTTGTATTAGTTTCACCACTATGTTTTGGGGTCGAAACTAATAAGGTCTATTTGTCTTGCAATCTCCTGTATGTGGTCTAGGTTTCCCGCACACAAGAAAAAACCCGGATCGTCGGAGTTAGCGGCTCCTACCGGGCTTCTCTGTATAGCAATGAGCTGCTGCTCGGGAGACAGTATAGCAATGATTTCCTTTGCCTACACAATCGGGATTGCAAAGTTGATACGGGTAAAACTCAATACAGAAGGTTTGGAAAACCTGAACATGACCCAGAGGTACTTACTGGTTGTGTTGGCGACCTTTGCCAACTCTGAAGGGGAGTGCTGGCCGAGCCAGGGAGCACTGGCAGAAATTCTTGGCGTAACCCAAGGAACGATCTGCACCAGTTTGAGAAAGCTGGAAAAAGAAAAATTCATTGAAAGCTGTCACCGGAAAACCAGAAACGGAGGTAATGCCAGCAAAATCTACCGGATGCTGTTTGAACCATTTATGTTCAAGCGTATCAAGGAAGAACAATACAACTGCTTCGGCCAGCGGATCGACGATCCTCGAATGACTGATGCTTTCTGGGCGGAAGGCTTGGAGTAAGTAAGTGAACATAACATGTCAGTCAACCGGAACTCCGCTCCGCTGCGTCCGGTTACTTCAAGCGTTAGGCTCACTCTGCAACATCGTACAAACCTCCATTATTGATTCGTGTTGCGCAATAAGCTGCACTCATTGGCATGATTAAATCATTCAAACATAAAGGGCGCAAACAGTTCTTTGATACGGGCAAAAAGGCTGGAATTCAGGCCAGGCACGCAAAGAAGCTAAGAATGCAGCTGACTGCAATCGATACTGCCCAAGTGCTTGATGATATTGACCTTCTGGTTTTTCTCTTCATCCATTGAAGGGTAATAGGTCAGGAATATGGTCAATCTCAGTGAGTGGTAACTGGCGAGTTACCTTTGAATTTCGGGATGGCAATGCGTACATCCTTAACTATGAGGATTATCACTAATGTCCATGCACAATCCACCTCACCCTGGAGAGTTTATAGAATCCATTTACATGGAGCCTTATGCAATTAGTTGTCGTTATCTGGCCGAACAGCTTGGTGTAGCTGCTTCAACTCTTAACAGAGTTATAAAAGGAAAAAGTGCAGTTTCACCGGAAATGGCACTGAGATTATCAAAGGTTCTTGGTCGGACACCTGAAAGTTGGCTTGCAATGCAGGATAATTATGAAATATGGCAAGCACGAAAGAGAATAAACCTTTCAGATCTACAACCCCTCAAATTTTTAACCGTATAGACCCAGACAAAAATCAAAAGCGTGAGCCTAACAAAAAATCCCAGCGGACTGCCTTCGGCAGCCGCTGAATTTGGCGTTATATGCTTTGTGCAAACCTGAAAGTTTTTTATAATTTGCAGGTCTTGTTTTTGATATGGGAAAAGAATAAATTCCCAAAAACCTATTTTGTATCACTTTTCCCTTGAATTATTGAGATAGCTGAGTAAGACCGTATTTGAGAGCATCAGAGAAATCCCGCTCTGATGCTCTTCTGCTCAACAGGCCCTATGCTTTCTTCTTCTGATAAACCTTCACGCCAACAATAACAGCAGCAGCCACTAAACCGGCAAACAACAGATGATCCGGTTCCGTCAGCTGATGCCAGATAGCTGTCATCACACCACCGGTAGAGTGATCTCCCGGGTGGGCCATAGCCTGACTGGCGATCAGGGGACTCACGCTGGCCAGTGACAGTAATTTGATGTTCATGCCTGTTTTCCTTGTTTGAATTTTATCAGTTAAACCGTTGGATGTTCTACGTGGTCGCTGCTGCTTCCGGCATTTTGGCGTCCAGCATGCCTTTATCGATAATGAAATCGATGATCTCCCGCACGCCTTCGTTGGCCTTCAGGTTGGTGAAGAAAAACGGGCGGTCTCCCCGCATTTTTCTGGCATCCCGATCCATCACTTCCAGAGAGGCTCCAACATAAGGGGCCAGGTCTGTTTTGTTGATAATCAGCAGGTCGGAGCGGGTAATGCCCGGGCCACCTTTGCGTGGGATTTTGTCACCGGCAGAAACGTTGATGACATAGAGGGTCAGATCAGACAGTTCCGGGCTGAAAGTGGCACTGAGGTTATCGCCACCAGACTCCACCAGAACCAGCTCAAGACCGGGGTGGCGCTGGCACAGCTCATCAACTGCCGCCAGATTCATGGAGGCATCTTCACGAATGGCGGTGTGTGGGCAGCCACCGGTTTCTACCCCGATGATCCGGTCTTCGTCCAGCGCTTCATTGCGCATCAGAAATTGGGCGTCTTCTTTCGTATAAATATCGTTGGTGACCACGGCCAGATTGTAATGGTCGCGCATGGCGGCACAGAGTTTGGTCAACAGTGCGGTCTTACCGGAACCGACCGGGCCACCGACACCGACACGCAGGGTTTGTGGGGTTCTTGATGTTGTCATGGTGATTGTCCTTGTTATTAACGGGTAAATGGTCAGGTTAAGAGCGGAA
It contains:
- a CDS encoding HNH endonuclease, coding for MIRSKYLQGKEIPVFDVRVSLAIDNYQIDGGGKTMVIGVQNLQGEIYRVIRATGLGAYISITSDLAEIGLEDELKDSQFGKNGYDSLFVIPEELKNEIANSTHIEPPSLLDDLQSAELIQSTERNDIVNSRIGQGVFRKSLIEYWKGCAVTDCCFAPMLIASHIKPWRDSNDQERLDLYNGFLLAPNLDMAFDSGYISFDSKGKIIISSAFKAVDSYSLRITPKLKIKQKLLTDKHREYLSFHRENVLING
- a CDS encoding group II intron maturase-specific domain-containing protein produces the protein MGYFRLSEYYRPIPLLDQWIHRRIRCCFLKQWRKPKTRFKNLVRLGVDKVNAAKIAASSKGYYRLSKTYAVQQALNNNYLAKIGLVSLKDLWIRFHHHR
- a CDS encoding helix-turn-helix domain-containing protein; translated protein: MTQRYLLVVLATFANSEGECWPSQGALAEILGVTQGTICTSLRKLEKEKFIESCHRKTRNGGNASKIYRMLFEPFMFKRIKEEQYNCFGQRIDDPRMTDAFWAEGLE
- a CDS encoding HigA family addiction module antitoxin: MSMHNPPHPGEFIESIYMEPYAISCRYLAEQLGVAASTLNRVIKGKSAVSPEMALRLSKVLGRTPESWLAMQDNYEIWQARKRINLSDLQPLKFLTV
- a CDS encoding HupE/UreJ family protein, which encodes MNIKLLSLASVSPLIASQAMAHPGDHSTGGVMTAIWHQLTEPDHLLFAGLVAAAVIVGVKVYQKKKA
- the ureG gene encoding urease accessory protein UreG produces the protein MTTSRTPQTLRVGVGGPVGSGKTALLTKLCAAMRDHYNLAVVTNDIYTKEDAQFLMRNEALDEDRIIGVETGGCPHTAIREDASMNLAAVDELCQRHPGLELVLVESGGDNLSATFSPELSDLTLYVINVSAGDKIPRKGGPGITRSDLLIINKTDLAPYVGASLEVMDRDARKMRGDRPFFFTNLKANEGVREIIDFIIDKGMLDAKMPEAAATT